One Campylobacter sp. MIT 12-8780 DNA window includes the following coding sequences:
- a CDS encoding flagellar basal body P-ring protein FlgI, whose amino-acid sequence MKAALMILALCIASFAVQVKDVANTVGVRDNQLIGYGLVVGLNGSGDGTNSQFTIQSISNLLQGMNIKVNPDDIKSKNTAAVMVTAKLPAFAKSGDKLDITVSSMGDAKSLQGGTLLLTALRGIDGEIYAIAQGVVSTGGITGGAGGRGGNHSTSASVLAGASVEREIPQNFSQNDNLTLSLKTASFKTANDIEKALNFAFDSEIAQALDSRTIRLTKPDEVSSVEFMARVLEQDIDFVPENKVVIDERSGTIISGVNVEVEPILITHKEITIKIEPNTQAPLAANELDMKDGGIIDPTSNTLRINANKTTVANVARMLNKLGASPNDIISIMQNLKRAGAINADLEVI is encoded by the coding sequence ATGAAAGCAGCGTTGATGATACTTGCACTTTGTATCGCAAGCTTTGCGGTGCAGGTTAAGGATGTGGCAAACACCGTTGGGGTGCGTGATAATCAGCTTATAGGATATGGGCTTGTAGTGGGGTTAAATGGCAGCGGAGATGGCACAAACTCACAATTTACCATTCAATCCATATCAAATTTACTTCAAGGTATGAATATAAAAGTCAATCCAGACGACATAAAGTCTAAAAACACCGCAGCTGTTATGGTTACAGCAAAATTACCGGCTTTTGCAAAAAGTGGGGATAAACTTGATATAACCGTTTCTTCTATGGGCGATGCAAAGTCTTTGCAAGGTGGCACACTTTTGCTTACAGCATTAAGGGGGATAGATGGTGAAATTTATGCTATCGCTCAAGGCGTTGTTTCAACAGGAGGCATTACAGGAGGAGCTGGCGGACGCGGCGGCAATCACTCTACAAGCGCTTCTGTTTTAGCTGGAGCAAGTGTTGAGCGAGAAATTCCTCAAAATTTCAGTCAAAATGATAATCTTACTCTAAGCCTTAAAACAGCAAGCTTTAAAACAGCAAATGATATAGAAAAGGCATTAAATTTCGCTTTTGATAGCGAGATCGCTCAAGCACTTGATTCACGCACCATTCGCCTTACAAAACCAGATGAAGTTTCATCGGTTGAATTTATGGCAAGGGTTTTAGAACAAGACATAGACTTTGTGCCAGAAAATAAAGTCGTTATTGATGAGCGAAGTGGAACTATCATCTCTGGAGTAAATGTCGAGGTTGAGCCTATCTTAATCACGCATAAAGAAATCACCATCAAAATAGAACCAAACACTCAAGCACCACTAGCAGCAAACGAACTTGATATGAAAGATGGCGGTATCATCGATCCTACATCAAATACCCTAAGGATCAACGCAAATAAAACAACCGTAGCAAATGTAGCAAGAATGCTTAATAAACTCGGTGCAAGCCCAAATGATATTATTTCTATCATGCAAAACCTCAAAAGAGCAGGGGCTATTAACGCTGATTTGGAGGTGATTTGA
- a CDS encoding flagellar biosynthesis anti-sigma factor FlgM produces the protein MINALTQSFVGSTATNVSQLNKESKTNETQKTENERLSKLADQIKKGEYKLDMNATAQAISDSLL, from the coding sequence ATGATAAATGCGCTTACACAAAGCTTCGTAGGAAGCACGGCGACAAATGTTTCGCAACTAAATAAAGAGTCAAAAACAAATGAGACTCAAAAAACGGAAAATGAAAGGCTATCAAAACTAGCCGATCAGATCAAAAAAGGCGAATATAAGCTTGATATGAACGCAACCGCTCAAGCTATCAGCGATTCGCTACTTTAA
- the flgN gene encoding flagellar export chaperone FlgN: MIKDYLRKSNELLDELISQTQLDIANIKEGKHKSVPESVENKNRLIAEFKAVKKQLDDTLISLSDNGKKNLAELLDEEDKAELGNFKNKLESLHTINKEYAKLVIVVKNFFDGLLNNMFDQGSGTNNAYTNSKTDVASLFKLNV; encoded by the coding sequence ATGATCAAGGATTATCTTCGTAAAAGCAACGAGCTTTTAGACGAGCTTATCTCTCAAACGCAACTTGATATAGCCAATATCAAAGAAGGAAAACACAAAAGTGTTCCTGAAAGTGTTGAAAACAAAAACCGACTTATAGCTGAATTTAAGGCTGTGAAAAAACAGCTTGATGATACTCTTATTTCTTTAAGTGATAATGGGAAGAAAAACCTTGCTGAATTGCTTGATGAGGAGGATAAAGCTGAACTTGGAAATTTTAAAAACAAGCTTGAAAGCCTCCATACTATCAATAAAGAATACGCCAAACTTGTAATCGTTGTAAAAAATTTCTTTGATGGACTTTTAAACAATATGTTTGATCAAGGAAGTGGAACGAATAATGCTTATACAAATTCAAAGACAGATGTAGCTTCTCTTTTTAAGCTCAATGTATAA